In the genome of Paenibacillus pabuli, one region contains:
- a CDS encoding helix-turn-helix domain-containing protein: MIKYTASTHIHPDLLVDPFWVDSLSKVSPEHTHDFYEFFILSDGQCQHIVNGTTQYLKQGCLVFIRPHDIHRYEPEGTQDCRFLNSPCRSEVIEEALAYLNEQKCAQGLLQAPVPQIAMLSQLEMTEMIRSFERIMMLSTVDKKKARVYAKGLIIQIFTQHFFALETIEQPILPLWLEHAISKMQLKENMIGGLHALYELSGRSVGHVNRAFRQYLNQTPTEYINQLRLNVAKNLLLTTELRVLEIALEAGFENVSHFYHQFKKYYNQAPLDFRKNASMNKESLLP, encoded by the coding sequence ATGATCAAATATACAGCGTCTACTCACATCCATCCCGACCTGCTCGTAGATCCATTCTGGGTCGATTCCTTATCGAAAGTATCACCCGAACACACCCATGACTTTTATGAATTCTTCATTCTAAGTGACGGGCAGTGCCAACATATCGTCAATGGAACAACCCAGTATTTGAAGCAGGGTTGCCTTGTCTTTATTCGACCGCACGATATTCACCGCTATGAGCCGGAAGGTACTCAGGACTGCCGTTTTTTGAATAGCCCTTGTCGATCTGAAGTAATAGAAGAAGCTTTGGCCTACTTGAATGAACAGAAGTGTGCACAAGGACTATTGCAGGCTCCTGTTCCTCAGATCGCAATGTTGTCTCAATTAGAAATGACTGAGATGATTCGAAGCTTTGAACGGATTATGATGCTCTCCACAGTGGATAAGAAGAAAGCTCGCGTATACGCAAAAGGGCTGATTATTCAGATTTTTACGCAGCATTTCTTTGCGTTGGAAACCATTGAACAACCCATTCTACCGCTTTGGCTTGAGCATGCGATCTCCAAAATGCAGCTGAAAGAAAACATGATTGGAGGTCTTCATGCTCTCTATGAATTGTCAGGTCGAAGCGTTGGTCATGTGAACCGTGCCTTTCGTCAATATCTGAATCAAACACCAACAGAGTATATTAATCAGCTTCGGTTGAACGTAGCCAAAAACTTGCTGCTTACCACTGAGCTTCGCGTGCTTGAGATTGCACTGGAAGCAGGATTTGAGAACGTCAGCCACTTCTACCATCAGTTCAAAAAATACTATAATCAAGCCCCGCTAGATTTTCGTAAAAACGCGTCAATGAATAAGGAATCGCTGCTTCCATAA
- a CDS encoding sensor histidine kinase, which produces MKLVHQINLAFGLSLVLILSVTAVLLHYVLLDHFIGTERNDLKTLSAAMSASITEAGDVAMSPFLSTGAVTQLNSNITGMQSVQLVTGEATSAPSTLIPADVEAFVTDFNGNVLSGTTLSVNGISGKVSSDTLTEAVPANLQQYTAVTSSSIKDLWKGTDGRYVMDVSPIPQGTLTLLTPMSKIKAIEQALLGRLILVICIVGAMMFLLSLFITKRLIQPLMNLKQELKKVKQRHFTDVQLVKAGGEIGAVAQTVYEMAGELNRFNEVQKQFFQNASHELKTPLMSIAGYAEGIRDGIFEGENVRKGLDVILGESGRLGKIVTEMTLLAKLDSEEDIFKPSKVSLNELLTETSERVNPLLVKKGLTLHIACPENKELFVMADQDKLLQALLNVMTNAARYAKKEIHIKACLEKGKIGLYVSDDGPGFPQELLPTLFHRFVKGKDGESGLGLAIARAIVERCGGLIQAANRKDGGAVISFGFPAAESI; this is translated from the coding sequence ATGAAACTTGTTCATCAAATTAACCTTGCGTTCGGATTGTCACTGGTTTTGATCCTCTCCGTCACGGCCGTTCTACTCCATTATGTGCTATTGGATCATTTCATTGGGACAGAGAGAAATGATCTTAAGACGTTGAGTGCGGCGATGTCTGCTTCAATAACTGAAGCGGGTGATGTTGCAATGAGTCCTTTTCTTTCCACTGGAGCTGTAACCCAGCTTAATTCGAATATTACAGGTATGCAGTCCGTCCAGTTGGTAACGGGAGAGGCTACGAGTGCTCCCTCAACACTCATCCCTGCGGATGTTGAAGCATTTGTCACCGATTTTAACGGGAATGTGCTGTCAGGTACTACTTTGTCTGTGAATGGCATAAGCGGAAAGGTGAGCAGCGATACATTGACTGAAGCAGTTCCCGCCAACTTGCAGCAGTATACAGCGGTCACTTCGTCCAGCATCAAAGACCTGTGGAAGGGAACGGACGGGCGCTATGTGATGGATGTCAGTCCCATCCCCCAAGGAACCCTGACTCTGTTGACTCCCATGAGCAAGATCAAAGCGATCGAACAGGCGCTTCTGGGGCGGCTCATCCTGGTGATTTGTATCGTTGGAGCCATGATGTTCCTGCTCAGTTTGTTTATTACGAAAAGGCTGATTCAGCCATTGATGAATCTGAAGCAGGAACTTAAGAAGGTCAAACAACGTCATTTCACGGATGTGCAGCTGGTCAAGGCTGGCGGCGAGATTGGAGCAGTAGCACAGACGGTATACGAGATGGCTGGCGAACTGAACAGGTTCAATGAGGTGCAGAAGCAGTTTTTTCAGAATGCTTCTCATGAGCTGAAGACCCCTCTGATGTCCATTGCAGGTTATGCGGAGGGCATTCGAGATGGAATCTTTGAAGGTGAGAACGTTCGTAAAGGGCTGGACGTGATCCTGGGGGAGAGCGGCAGATTAGGAAAGATTGTCACCGAAATGACGCTGCTCGCGAAGCTGGATAGTGAAGAGGATATCTTCAAACCTTCCAAGGTCAGTCTGAATGAATTGTTGACGGAAACGTCCGAACGTGTCAATCCGCTGCTTGTAAAGAAAGGACTTACACTCCATATCGCCTGCCCGGAGAATAAAGAGTTGTTCGTCATGGCTGATCAGGATAAACTGCTGCAGGCATTGCTTAACGTCATGACGAACGCGGCAAGGTACGCCAAAAAAGAAATTCATATCAAGGCATGCTTGGAAAAGGGAAAGATCGGGCTGTACGTTTCGGATGATGGCCCCGGCTTTCCGCAGGAGCTGCTGCCCACCTTATTCCACCGTTTTGTCAAAGGAAAAGACGGTGAGTCCGGACTGGGCCTTGCGATTGCCCGGGCTATTGTGGAACGCTGCGGCGGACTGATTCAGGCCGCCAACCGTAAGGATGGAGGAGCTGTAATCTCATTTGGCTTTCCTGCTGCCGAAAGTATCTGA
- a CDS encoding response regulator transcription factor, with product MNNDYLIAVVDDDENIRTLIQAYLHKENYRTIGLANAEDAWSLYRISPPSMWVIDIMLPGMNGYELCKRIRNEGEVPIIMISAKDNEVDKILGLELGSDDYLVKPFSPRELVARIKRQLVRWIKLTGVEERAVVSEAAAPRIDTGELQLMLEERRAIWRGEEVDLTSKEFTMLKVLAEHPNRAFTRDELLSFVWGEDYFGSDRAVDHLIKRIRKKMEELPVESVWGHGYRMRTDRSEV from the coding sequence ATGAATAACGATTATCTCATCGCGGTTGTAGACGATGACGAGAATATACGTACACTAATTCAAGCTTATTTGCACAAAGAGAACTATCGAACGATAGGCCTCGCTAATGCGGAGGATGCCTGGTCTTTATATAGAATAAGTCCGCCGAGCATGTGGGTGATAGACATAATGCTTCCCGGAATGAATGGCTATGAATTGTGCAAACGCATCCGTAATGAAGGAGAGGTTCCCATTATTATGATTTCGGCGAAGGATAATGAGGTGGACAAAATACTTGGCCTTGAGCTGGGCAGTGACGATTATCTGGTGAAGCCTTTCAGCCCCCGTGAACTGGTAGCCCGCATCAAGCGGCAGCTGGTACGTTGGATTAAACTTACCGGTGTGGAAGAAAGAGCTGTTGTAAGTGAAGCTGCTGCGCCACGAATCGATACAGGAGAGCTTCAATTAATGTTGGAAGAGAGGCGGGCCATATGGAGAGGGGAAGAGGTGGATCTGACCAGCAAAGAATTCACCATGCTCAAGGTACTGGCTGAACATCCGAATCGTGCGTTTACCAGAGACGAGCTGCTCAGTTTTGTCTGGGGAGAAGATTATTTTGGCAGTGACCGTGCCGTAGATCATTTAATTAAGCGGATCCGCAAAAAAATGGAGGAACTTCCCGTCGAGTCGGTATGGGGACACGGGTATCGAATGCGTACAGATCGGAGTGAAGTTTAA
- a CDS encoding glycoside hydrolase family 38 C-terminal domain-containing protein gives MTLEQQTKQAAIPTLKRKWKIYVIHHSHTDIGYTDRQEKIEQYHVDFIRQALRIVNDAHNGVHPEWKGFRWTCETFWAVEQFLKQAGDEEKEAFAEAVRRGDIELSGTYLNMTELPDLQLLNKIHSKAQTYAGSIGYPIDSAMTADINGYSWGYADSLLHNGIRHLFSCIHTHHGMYALGRKQSPFWWEAPSGERLLVWNGDHYMLGNELGFCPGALGKYMIRDEFNHRLVEPANIHDQIANTRMHRYLAHLEAEQYPYDFVPVMLSGLPTDNGSPNSAIMEWIEAWNQQNGGRITVEMSSLSGFFARLKEEGTDGLPVHKGDWPDWWSDGVSSTPMHTQIYRDAQRTLRKLEKLDPEQKSVSLQEIEAVEQALTLYAEHTWGYHSSVYEPWHKNVQMLEVRKTAHAAEASRLAYRALDQVLLADNAATLYPGRPYRFKVTNLSEREVTELVQLKLDGWEPDELLNGVEVIREDTGQVLIQQSSHPQTIIVELKLKGMESCILILRPLLAAQNSLSSLTSTSNSKLIGADQVYDMEDMYSLTTGGQQAPVSVCQTGLESPFVRLTWSKERGIVSWIDKETGRELLKADDLYGAFTPIYEVTNPANPADASQVWSVRSKMGRNRKGLNVERSVGQLNSVRAVDSGPLYATVELGYQLKGIAYFSLHLRIYTRQNRMDISARFHKESIWNPENVYLALPFTPGGTGPVTLFADKPGGLVRPWKDQIPGTCLDYSAVQSGIAWQDNDRSLLLAVPDTPLVQWGTLDYGTRKVHTQQASDAEPEAYAWLMTNYWETNFKATLGGFYEFQYHISAGGSLSLEDMAAALHALNEPFVVTRVNEK, from the coding sequence ATGACACTCGAACAACAAACCAAACAGGCCGCCATCCCGACGCTTAAACGGAAATGGAAAATATACGTTATTCACCATTCCCATACTGACATTGGTTATACCGACCGGCAGGAGAAGATTGAACAATATCATGTCGATTTTATCCGTCAGGCGCTGCGTATCGTTAATGATGCTCATAACGGCGTACACCCCGAGTGGAAAGGCTTCCGCTGGACCTGTGAAACCTTCTGGGCCGTGGAACAATTCCTGAAGCAAGCCGGAGACGAAGAAAAAGAGGCTTTTGCCGAAGCCGTGCGGCGCGGAGATATCGAGCTCTCCGGCACGTATTTGAATATGACCGAGCTTCCGGACCTACAGTTGCTGAACAAAATACACAGCAAAGCTCAGACATATGCCGGATCTATCGGTTACCCAATAGACAGTGCGATGACGGCGGATATCAACGGCTACAGCTGGGGATATGCCGACAGCCTGCTGCATAACGGAATCCGACATTTATTCAGCTGTATACATACCCATCACGGCATGTATGCGCTGGGCCGCAAGCAGTCCCCTTTCTGGTGGGAGGCCCCAAGTGGGGAACGTCTGCTGGTCTGGAATGGAGATCACTACATGCTTGGTAACGAGCTTGGCTTCTGCCCTGGTGCACTGGGTAAATACATGATTCGTGATGAATTCAACCATAGACTTGTTGAACCGGCAAATATACACGATCAAATCGCTAATACTCGCATGCATCGATATTTAGCCCATCTTGAGGCGGAGCAGTATCCGTATGATTTTGTGCCGGTAATGCTATCTGGACTGCCTACAGACAATGGATCGCCCAACAGTGCAATCATGGAATGGATTGAGGCGTGGAATCAGCAAAACGGTGGGAGAATTACCGTAGAGATGAGCTCATTGAGCGGCTTTTTTGCCCGCTTGAAGGAGGAAGGGACGGATGGTCTGCCTGTGCATAAAGGGGATTGGCCAGACTGGTGGTCGGACGGTGTAAGCTCCACACCGATGCACACTCAGATTTACCGTGATGCACAGCGGACGCTTCGCAAGTTGGAAAAGCTCGACCCTGAACAGAAAAGTGTTAGTCTCCAGGAAATCGAGGCTGTAGAGCAGGCGCTTACTCTTTATGCCGAACACACTTGGGGATACCACTCCTCTGTTTATGAACCGTGGCACAAAAATGTGCAGATGCTTGAGGTTCGCAAGACAGCTCACGCTGCAGAGGCAAGCAGGCTTGCTTACCGCGCGCTAGATCAGGTGCTGCTTGCCGATAATGCCGCCACCTTGTACCCGGGGCGTCCTTATCGCTTCAAGGTCACGAATCTCTCGGAGCGGGAGGTAACCGAATTGGTGCAGTTGAAGCTGGACGGATGGGAACCGGATGAGCTATTGAACGGAGTAGAAGTAATCCGGGAAGACACGGGACAGGTGCTGATCCAGCAGTCAAGCCACCCACAGACGATTATTGTGGAGCTTAAGCTCAAAGGCATGGAGAGCTGCATACTGATCCTGCGCCCACTTCTGGCAGCGCAGAATAGTCTTTCTTCTTTAACGTCAACCTCCAATTCGAAGCTGATCGGCGCTGACCAGGTGTATGATATGGAGGATATGTATTCCTTAACAACAGGCGGACAACAAGCGCCGGTCTCCGTTTGCCAAACGGGGCTGGAGTCACCTTTTGTACGCTTGACTTGGTCGAAAGAGCGCGGCATCGTGTCGTGGATCGATAAGGAGACAGGACGCGAACTGCTGAAAGCTGATGATCTGTATGGGGCGTTTACACCCATTTATGAAGTGACAAATCCAGCGAACCCTGCGGATGCATCTCAGGTATGGAGCGTTCGTTCCAAAATGGGACGCAACCGTAAAGGCCTTAACGTGGAGCGTTCGGTTGGTCAGCTCAACTCTGTGCGCGCGGTGGATAGTGGACCGCTGTATGCTACCGTTGAGCTTGGTTATCAGCTCAAGGGCATCGCCTATTTTTCACTACACTTGCGGATCTATACCCGTCAAAACCGGATGGATATTTCGGCGCGGTTCCATAAAGAGAGCATTTGGAATCCGGAGAACGTTTATCTTGCTCTGCCGTTCACCCCAGGAGGCACTGGGCCAGTTACTTTGTTTGCCGACAAGCCAGGAGGCCTCGTTCGCCCCTGGAAGGATCAGATTCCGGGAACTTGCCTGGATTATTCCGCTGTACAGTCGGGTATTGCCTGGCAGGATAACGACCGCAGCCTGCTGCTTGCCGTCCCGGACACACCTCTGGTGCAATGGGGAACGCTGGATTACGGGACCAGAAAGGTCCACACCCAGCAAGCATCTGATGCCGAACCAGAAGCCTATGCCTGGTTGATGACGAATTATTGGGAAACGAATTTCAAAGCAACCTTGGGCGGCTTCTATGAATTTCAATATCATATTTCGGCTGGCGGAAGCCTTTCGCTTGAAGATATGGCCGCAGCCCTGCATGCGTTGAACGAACCATTTGTAGTTACCCGGGTTAATGAAAAATAA
- a CDS encoding ROK family protein → MKPDATIAIDAGGTFLKGAVVLSDGNLLPQLYIKRSSRSDSSADEIAANLVDVIQELAAAYVDYMEQLSSAIGTRPSFPNFHIGFAFPGPFEYDTGVSRIQGLSKYEQLYEVNLKTLLRRELTALAAERTAPTWMPRLAAADIRFGNDAALFALGVSRLYPQERLLCLTLGTGLGSAFVENRSIVSGKWGIPDSGMLYAEQYKGGTVDDLFGSRGILALADSHDARRQGEDVHHLSIAARQGNSSAIRVWQLYGQRLGEMLRPYVAEFRPACLILGGQIAETHDLFGGALSEALLPEKIPLHHEKQMQKHVFHGIFQLVKGT, encoded by the coding sequence ATGAAACCTGACGCCACGATTGCTATTGATGCCGGGGGGACCTTTTTGAAGGGTGCCGTCGTACTGAGTGACGGGAATCTTCTACCACAACTTTATATCAAAAGGTCATCGCGCTCCGACAGTAGCGCGGATGAAATTGCCGCCAACCTAGTCGACGTAATTCAGGAGCTTGCTGCTGCATACGTCGACTACATGGAGCAGCTAAGTTCCGCTATAGGAACCCGGCCGAGCTTTCCCAACTTTCACATCGGCTTTGCTTTCCCCGGCCCTTTTGAATACGACACAGGCGTTTCCCGTATCCAGGGATTGAGTAAATACGAACAGCTATATGAAGTCAATTTAAAAACACTGCTGCGGCGTGAATTAACGGCGCTTGCTGCAGAACGCACCGCTCCTACATGGATGCCCCGGCTTGCAGCCGCAGATATTCGTTTTGGGAATGATGCTGCCCTGTTCGCTCTGGGGGTCAGCAGGCTTTATCCTCAGGAAAGATTGCTTTGCCTTACATTGGGAACGGGCCTCGGCTCCGCTTTTGTTGAGAACCGGTCTATTGTCAGCGGAAAATGGGGAATTCCTGACTCAGGTATGTTGTATGCCGAGCAATACAAGGGAGGCACTGTGGACGATCTGTTCGGAAGCCGAGGGATTTTGGCCTTGGCAGATAGCCATGATGCTCGAAGGCAGGGAGAGGACGTGCACCATCTGAGCATAGCGGCAAGACAGGGAAATTCCTCCGCCATCCGTGTATGGCAGCTTTACGGCCAGCGGCTTGGGGAAATGCTGCGTCCGTACGTGGCAGAGTTTCGCCCCGCTTGTCTGATCCTGGGGGGACAAATTGCCGAAACCCATGATCTATTTGGCGGCGCGCTTTCGGAAGCGCTCTTGCCCGAGAAGATTCCTCTGCACCATGAGAAACAAATGCAGAAGCATGTGTTCCACGGGATTTTCCAGCTCGTAAAAGGTACCTAA
- a CDS encoding class I mannose-6-phosphate isomerase: MPRIAPLAFQTNPVNFIRLQPDQETKPGIWNAYEEWLDQIWPECVQDDLLPFYMVIDGTHGAVFSECLEILRSRCQLESRVFIEIDSADYLKSSADLLQQFHPYLTDNRAFGVVASDVSVKDYFRPHAQSAWLSDVDDQLRLYHSAEHAEDRSPNVEQLAPIVVTYGPGSGFLSTASGLANVSLFCDLSREAQQKLHQQGMGSMGLGPCRDTVETYKQALFLEWPVWEEYRKRHLYDFDYYVDTNNQKRHVLVTVPMLRRLLASAAQQPFRVKPFFAPGIWGGRYLKELCDLPKEWNNCAWGFEPIAPENTILIGYREFIVELPFPLLLSAHPETIIGERNVQLFGDYFPIRFDYLDTIDGDHLSLQVHPQQAYIEQTFNETMTQQESYYIMEQKEGSKPFVGLGFTEGTTGEELLQAVESAHTLGTPLKIPEYVNIWDANKGDLFLIPPGAVHFSGKNNLVLEISSTTWWFTFKIYDHLRLDRDGRPRPINGDHARANMQEEFDTDYVQKHLIAIPKESRVQGDSSEELLGERKDLLFQIKRLKLDGEWIDDTDGEFVMFNLVEGDRVRLTPLDDEAAAVEWGYAEAYIVPASVGGFRLESLGDRSCTLIRAQVSPDWNMPLLPHHWKSGERL; this comes from the coding sequence ATGCCCCGAATAGCCCCTTTGGCCTTTCAAACCAACCCAGTTAATTTCATTCGGCTTCAGCCCGACCAAGAGACCAAACCGGGTATCTGGAATGCATATGAAGAATGGCTTGATCAAATTTGGCCCGAATGTGTACAGGATGATTTGCTTCCTTTTTATATGGTCATTGACGGTACGCATGGTGCCGTATTCAGCGAATGTCTGGAAATACTTCGGTCGCGCTGCCAGCTAGAGAGCAGGGTTTTCATTGAAATAGACAGTGCTGATTATTTAAAGTCTTCTGCAGATTTGCTTCAGCAGTTTCACCCTTATCTGACGGATAACCGTGCTTTTGGCGTTGTGGCCTCGGACGTCAGCGTTAAGGATTATTTCCGGCCACATGCACAGTCGGCCTGGCTCAGTGATGTAGACGATCAACTTCGGCTTTATCATTCCGCTGAACATGCAGAGGACCGGTCGCCAAACGTGGAGCAGTTAGCTCCCATCGTTGTAACCTATGGGCCAGGCTCTGGTTTCCTTTCTACAGCATCAGGCTTAGCGAACGTTTCTCTCTTTTGCGACTTATCCAGAGAGGCACAACAGAAACTGCATCAGCAGGGGATGGGTTCTATGGGGTTAGGCCCTTGCCGGGATACAGTCGAAACTTACAAACAGGCGTTGTTTCTGGAGTGGCCCGTTTGGGAGGAATATCGGAAACGTCACTTGTACGATTTTGACTACTATGTGGATACGAACAACCAGAAACGTCACGTTTTGGTCACCGTCCCCATGCTGCGCCGACTCTTGGCTTCAGCAGCCCAGCAGCCTTTTCGGGTAAAGCCATTTTTTGCACCGGGGATTTGGGGCGGACGGTATTTAAAAGAACTATGCGACCTGCCTAAGGAATGGAACAACTGCGCATGGGGGTTTGAACCGATCGCACCGGAGAACACGATATTAATCGGTTATCGGGAATTTATAGTGGAGCTTCCTTTCCCGCTGCTACTGTCCGCTCATCCAGAAACAATTATTGGCGAGCGCAATGTCCAACTGTTTGGCGACTACTTTCCAATTCGGTTTGATTATCTCGATACGATCGACGGGGATCATCTGTCTTTGCAGGTCCACCCCCAGCAGGCTTACATCGAGCAGACCTTCAACGAAACGATGACGCAGCAGGAATCCTATTACATTATGGAACAGAAGGAAGGCTCCAAACCTTTTGTGGGACTGGGTTTCACGGAGGGGACAACCGGGGAGGAGCTGCTTCAGGCGGTTGAATCTGCCCACACCTTGGGAACACCGCTGAAGATCCCAGAATATGTGAACATTTGGGATGCGAATAAGGGTGATCTGTTTCTGATCCCCCCGGGAGCCGTACATTTTTCGGGCAAAAACAATCTGGTGCTGGAGATCTCTTCGACAACCTGGTGGTTTACCTTCAAAATATACGACCATTTGCGGCTGGACAGAGACGGGCGGCCGCGTCCGATCAACGGTGATCATGCCAGAGCCAACATGCAGGAAGAGTTTGACACGGATTACGTTCAGAAGCATTTGATAGCGATTCCAAAGGAAAGCCGGGTACAGGGAGATAGCAGCGAAGAGCTGCTGGGCGAACGGAAGGATCTGCTTTTTCAGATCAAAAGATTAAAGCTGGACGGAGAATGGATCGACGATACGGATGGAGAGTTTGTTATGTTCAACCTCGTAGAAGGCGACCGTGTGCGGCTGACTCCGCTGGATGATGAGGCTGCGGCTGTGGAGTGGGGGTACGCTGAAGCGTATATCGTTCCTGCCTCTGTCGGAGGTTTCCGTCTGGAGTCTCTGGGTGACCGATCGTGCACTCTGATCCGGGCACAGGTTTCGCCAGACTGGAACATGCCTCTGCTTCCGCATCACTGGAAATCTGGTGAGCGTTTATGA
- a CDS encoding helix-turn-helix transcriptional regulator → MTIEASFRRANQICNRYITKVEQTGLSLSILYWGFMPDHFDNAFHRHSFFEACYVVDGEGSYIEQNQHYALNKGTAFLSLPGVWHQIRSQTGLTLSYVAFELDEAHTDVYYTESFRRLAELGQSVAQQADRTPTGHLWQALITSFDQPGATLPLAAKQISTSLLLSIADLHVPARADSADTGEQPVETNTLFRQAKRYIDDNLINELTLMTVSRHLHISSRHLTRLFQENLGQSFVHYIQERRVQQAAGLLLNEQTPIKDIAIQCGFQSVHYFTRIFTRELGVSPAKFRRNQFAEGRSGKMYYPPRMS, encoded by the coding sequence ATGACCATCGAAGCCAGCTTCCGCCGGGCCAATCAAATATGCAATCGTTACATTACAAAAGTGGAGCAAACAGGGCTTTCATTGTCCATTTTGTATTGGGGATTCATGCCCGATCATTTCGACAATGCCTTCCACCGGCATTCCTTTTTCGAGGCCTGTTATGTGGTAGACGGTGAAGGAAGTTACATAGAACAAAACCAGCATTATGCTTTAAATAAAGGAACAGCATTTCTATCTCTTCCAGGCGTATGGCATCAAATTCGCAGCCAGACCGGACTGACACTTTCTTATGTGGCTTTCGAACTGGATGAAGCCCATACAGATGTTTATTATACTGAATCCTTTCGTCGTCTTGCCGAGCTTGGGCAAAGCGTAGCCCAACAAGCGGACCGTACGCCAACTGGCCATTTATGGCAAGCGCTCATCACTTCTTTCGACCAGCCTGGGGCAACTCTTCCTCTTGCTGCAAAGCAAATTTCAACTTCTCTCCTGTTATCCATAGCGGATTTGCACGTTCCGGCACGAGCAGACTCGGCCGACACGGGGGAGCAGCCCGTGGAAACGAATACATTGTTCCGCCAGGCCAAACGGTATATAGATGACAATCTGATCAATGAGCTTACACTTATGACGGTGTCAAGACACCTCCACATTTCGTCCCGCCACCTGACCCGGTTGTTTCAGGAAAATTTGGGGCAGTCCTTTGTCCACTACATTCAGGAACGACGTGTTCAGCAAGCCGCTGGGCTCCTGTTAAATGAACAGACACCAATAAAAGATATCGCCATCCAGTGCGGGTTCCAATCCGTGCATTATTTTACCCGGATATTCACCCGCGAGCTTGGTGTTTCCCCGGCCAAATTCCGACGCAATCAGTTTGCCGAAGGCCGCTCTGGCAAAATGTACTACCCACCCCGAATGTCCTGA
- a CDS encoding DUF3888 domain-containing protein codes for MRKVLNIFVIYIVICMLTLNLSALASAEPNTVNEEEFKPLALTLLNPSIHLAISQYYQKIQKPQPSYDLYDMKVPELKRKSPGGYAFRVVVEVSTYYGPHNPPYAKECITFDVDPGKVILIKYIHRND; via the coding sequence ATGAGGAAAGTATTGAACATCTTTGTTATTTATATTGTGATTTGTATGCTGACGCTAAATCTAAGCGCTTTAGCCTCTGCAGAGCCTAACACAGTGAATGAGGAGGAGTTTAAACCTTTAGCTTTAACGTTACTTAATCCGTCCATACACTTGGCGATTTCACAGTATTATCAAAAAATACAGAAGCCTCAGCCAAGTTATGATTTGTATGATATGAAAGTTCCAGAACTAAAAAGGAAGTCGCCTGGCGGTTATGCCTTTCGAGTAGTCGTTGAAGTCAGCACTTACTATGGTCCGCACAATCCTCCATATGCAAAGGAATGTATTACATTTGATGTCGATCCCGGCAAAGTAATATTGATTAAATATATCCATAGGAACGACTAA
- a CDS encoding helix-turn-helix domain-containing protein encodes MNEINLATILVAKCREKGLTQDAVAAFIGVSKASVSKWDTPP; translated from the coding sequence ATGAACGAAATTAATTTAGCAACGATCCTTGTAGCAAAATGCAGAGAAAAAGGATTAACACAGGATGCAGTTGCTGCATTTATCGGTGTTTCCAAAGCGTCTGTTTCCAAGTGGGACACGCCCCCGTAG
- a CDS encoding TetR/AcrR family transcriptional regulator translates to MMTKPTLRHLKKEATEQSLAIAAFELALEHGLDGFVVEDIVQKAGYSRRTFANYFTCKEEAVAMGATAVHNTTEFENLLTQIPPNTSLLDVLYQLIQMQLTADLIGRLRELLLLSQKYPVLEPHFLGVVHQMQTKAQETLLDLSNGNDDEVYTYLLINAVYGIILPLIDGRLNVLLPGQKKNDHPSTEAVAFDEFLETMFSYLRKGF, encoded by the coding sequence ATGATGACCAAACCAACTTTGCGACATTTAAAAAAAGAAGCGACAGAGCAATCTTTAGCGATTGCAGCATTTGAACTTGCACTTGAACACGGTCTGGACGGCTTTGTTGTTGAAGATATCGTTCAAAAAGCTGGTTACTCCAGAAGAACTTTCGCAAACTATTTCACATGCAAGGAAGAAGCAGTTGCGATGGGAGCTACAGCTGTTCATAACACGACTGAGTTCGAGAATTTGCTCACCCAGATTCCCCCAAATACCTCATTGCTTGACGTTCTGTATCAACTCATCCAGATGCAGCTTACAGCGGATCTCATAGGAAGATTGCGTGAACTTTTGTTACTTTCTCAAAAATATCCGGTCTTGGAACCGCATTTCCTCGGGGTAGTGCACCAGATGCAGACGAAAGCTCAAGAAACATTGTTAGACTTGTCTAACGGAAATGATGACGAGGTATATACTTATCTTCTTATAAACGCAGTTTACGGGATCATTCTTCCTTTAATTGACGGAAGACTTAATGTGCTGCTCCCGGGACAAAAGAAGAATGACCATCCAAGCACTGAAGCGGTAGCATTCGATGAGTTTTTAGAAACTATGTTTAGTTATTTGCGCAAAGGATTCTGA